One genomic window of Conger conger chromosome 9, fConCon1.1, whole genome shotgun sequence includes the following:
- the LOC133137605 gene encoding cytochrome P450 2K3-like → MSIIKALMADTFSISFFLLCAAVLSFILLFKSSKKRCSRYKFPPGPKPWPLIGNLNILNMNYPQRTMCKLAEQYGPVFTFHMARKKYIVLTGYDAVKEALVTQAHDFGERGLTPSTKHNFNGKGE, encoded by the exons ATGTCAATAATCAAGGCCCTCATGGCAGACACCTTCTCCATCTCCTTCTTCCTCCTGTGCGCAGCAGTGCTCTCCTTTATCCTCCTTTTCAAATCTTCAAAAAAAAGGTGCAGCCGCTATAAGTTCCCCCCGGGACCCAAACCTTGGCCCCTGATCGGCAAcctcaacatcctcaacatGAACTACCCTCAGAGAACCATGTGCAAG CTAGCAGAGCAGTATGGACCAGTGTTCACCTTCCATATGGCCAGGAAGAAGTACATCGTTCTAACTGGATATGATGCTGTGAAGGAGGCTCTGGTGACCCAGGCACATGACTTTGGGGAGAGGGGCTTGACTCCATCGACTAAGCACAATTTCAATGGCAAgggtgagtga
- the LOC133136127 gene encoding cytochrome P450 2K1-like → MRRFTLSTLRDFGMGRSTIEDRIIDEAQQTLDVFAQYKGRPFNPTIHINSAVSNIICVLVFGQRFQYDDPHFLRLQRLVSENIRLAVSPMTQLYDAFPIPIFLMGDIQRVRTNRDEANSYFRKVYQQHKAEHDRNDVRSFIDCFIVRQNEEHNNPNTYFDEENMERCVSNLFAAGTETTSTTLRWGLLFMMKYPHIQEKVQAEIENVVGRERPPRADDRKRMPYTDAVVHEIQRFGDIVPNNLLHETKVDTTFRGYHIPKGTRVIPLLSSVLYDKTQWQTPHKFNPEHFLDAEGRFVKRDAFMPFSAGQRICVGETLAKMELFLFFTSFLQRFTFQPPPGVRPQDLDISQSPGITYAPIPYELCAISH, encoded by the exons ATGCGCCGCTTCACGCTGTCCACTCTGCGGGACTTTGGCATGGGCCGCAGTACTATTGAGGACCGCATCATAGACGAGGCACAGCAGACGCTGGACGTCTTTGCACAATACAAAG GCAGGCCTTTCAACCCCACAATACACATAAACTCTGCTGTTTCCAACATTATCTGTGTGCTGGTGTTTGGTCAACGCTTTCAGTATGACGACCCACACTTCCTCCGTCTGCAGAGGCTGGTCAGTGAGAATATTCGACTGGCCGTCAGCCCTATGACGCAG CTATATGATGCATTCCCTATACCAATATTCCTGATGGGTGATATTCAAAGGGTTAGGACCAACAGGGATGAGGCAAATTCTTACTTCAGGAAAGTCTACCAGCAGCACAAAGCAGAACATGACAGGAATGACGTGAGGAGCTTCATTGACTGCTTCATCGTCAGGCAAAATGAG GAACACAACAACCCCAACACTTACTTTGATGAGGAGAATATGGAGCGGTGTGTATCGAACCTGTTTGCTGCAGGAACAGAGACCACATCCACCACCCTTCGCTGGGGTCTCCTGTTCATGATGAAGTACCCCCATATTCAGG AGAAGGTGCAGGCTGAGATAGAAAATGTGGTCGGCAGAGAGCGCCCCCCACGAGCAGACGACCGCAAGCGCATGCCATACACAGACGCGGTGGTGCATGAGATCCAGCGCTTTGGGGACATAGTTCCAAATAACCTGCTCCATGAGACCAAAGTGGACACCACCTTCAGGggctaccacatcccaaag GGCACCCGAGTCATCCCCCTGCTGTCCTCTGTGCTGTATGACAAGACCCAGTGGCAGACGCCACACAAGTTCAACCCCGAGCACTTCCTGGATGCAGAGGGCCGGTTTGTTAAGAGAGACGCTTTCATGCCCTTCTCTGCTG GTCAGAGAATATGCGTTGGGGAGACCCTGGCTAAGATGGAGCTTTTCCTGTTCTTCACCAGCTTCCTACAGAGATTCACATTCCAACCCCCCCCAGGAGTCCGGCCTCAGGATCTGGACATTTCGCAGAGCCCAGGGATCACCTATGCACCCATACCCTATGAGCTCTGTGCCATCAGCCACTGA